Proteins encoded in a region of the Solanum dulcamara chromosome 9, daSolDulc1.2, whole genome shotgun sequence genome:
- the LOC129902746 gene encoding oligopeptide transporter 4-like, translated as MGTMEIEAPITKLQQKEEDVNEDELSPIEEVRLTVPNTDDPTLPVWTFRMWILGVLSCVLLSFLNQFFSYRKEPLIITQITVQVATLPIGRFMAAVLPTTKFRILGFGLREFSLNPGPFNMKEHVLITIFANAGFAFGNGSAYAVGIVNIIKAFYRRNISFGASWLLIITTQVLGYGWAGLLRKYVVEPAHMWWPSTLVQISLFRALHEKEDDDDNEILSGNGNKRPMSRAKFFVIALVCSFSWYIFPGYFFQALSSISWVCWAYPNSVTAQQIGSGLNGLGVGAFTLDWATVASFLFSPLICPFFAIANVFVGYALIMYVVIPISYWGFNVYNAKNFPLYSSDLFTAQGQEYNISLIVNNQFQLDKAEYDKQGRINLSLFFTLTYGFGFATIASTLTHVALFYGREIYQRYQASSEGKVDVHTRLMRRYKDIPSWWFYLLLLLTTLVSLALCIFLKNQVQLPFWGLLLAAALAFIFTLPISIITATTNQTPGLNIITEYIMGTIYPGRPIANVCFKTYGYMSMTQAISFLSDFKLGHYMKIPPRSMFLVQFLGTIIAGTVNLSVAWWLLGSIDNICHQDKFSNSPWTCPGDHVFFDASVIWGLVSPRRIFGHLGNYSALNWFFLGGMLGPVLVWLLHKSFPKQTWIPLINLPVLLGATAYMPPATALNYNSWILVGTIFNFFVFRYRKKWWQRYNYILSAALDAGVAFMAVLLYFTVGMENRSINWWGNNDPEHCDLATCPTAKGISIDGCPTF; from the exons ATGGGAACAATGGAAATAGAAGCTCCCATAACCAAATTacaacaaaaagaagaagatgtaaACGAAGATGAGCTTTCTCCAATTGAAGAAGTCCGATTAACCGTACCCAACACCGATGACCCGACCCTACCCGTATGGACCTTCCGAATGTGGATCCTGGGTGTACTCTCTTGCGTTCTCCTCTCTTTTCTCAATCAATTTTTCTCTTACAGAAAAGAACCGCTCATTATTACCCAAATTACAGTTCAAGTTGCTACTCTCCCTATTGGACGGTTCATGGCAGCTGTATTACCCACTACTAAATTTCGGATCCTCGGGTTCGGGTTGAGAGAGTTCTCACTTAACCCGGGTCCGTTTAACATGAAGGAACATGTGCTTATCACAATTTTTGCAAATGCTGGGTTTGCTTTTGGAAATGGATCTGCTTATGCTGTTGGAATTGTGAATATTATTAAGGCTTTCTATCGCAGGAATATTTCTTTTGGTGCTAGTTGGCTGCTCATCATTACTACACAG GTTTTGGGATACGGTTGGGCTGGGCTTTTAAGGAAATACGTAGTTGAGCCGGCACATATGTGGTGGCCCAGTACACTTGTTCAGATCTCCCTTTTCCG TGCATTGCATGAAAAAGAGGATGATGATGACAATGAAATTTTAAGTGGCAATGGAAACAAACGGCCAATGTCGCGTGCAAAGTTCTTTGTGATAGCACTTGTATGCAGCTTTTCGTGGTACATATTCCCCGGTTATTTCTTCCAAGctttatcaagtatttcatggGTGTGCTGGGCATATCCAAACTCTGTCACAGCTCAGCAGATTGGATCAGGTCTGAATGGCCTTGGAGTTGGGGCGTTCACGTTAGACTGGGCTACTGTAGCTTCATTCTTGTTCAGTCCTCTTATCTGTCCATTCTTTGCAATAGCCAATGTCTTTGTTGGCTATGCCTTGATAATGTATGTTGTGATTCCTATATCCTATTGGGGGTTCAATGTCTACAATGCCAAAAattttcctctatattcctccGACTTGTTCACTGCACAGGGTCAGGAGTATAACATATCACTGATTGTGAATAACCAGTTTCAGCTGGATAAAGCTGAGTATGATAAGCAAGGGAGAATAAACCTGAGCCTTTTCTTTACTCTTACTTATGGTTTTGGATTTGCCACCATTGCTTCTACTCTTACTCACGTCGCCTTATTTTATGGAAG AGAGATTTACCAACGCTATCAAGCTTCCTCAGAGGGAAAGGTTGATGTCCACACGAGGCTGATGAGAAGATACAAAGACATACCTTCGTGGTGGTTTTACTTGCTTCTCCTCTTGACTACTCTGGTGTCGCTTGCCCTTTGCATCTTCCTGAAGAACCAAGTTCAGCTGCCTTTCTGGGGACTCCTTCTCGCAGCTGCACTTGCTTTCATATTCACACTTCCCATCAGCATCATTACTGCAACCACAAATCAG ACTCCAGGACTAAACATAATCACCGAGTACATTATGGGGACGATATATCCTGGAAGACCTATTGCTAATGTGTGCTTCAAGACCTATGGCTATATGAGCATGACTCAAGCAATCTCCTTTCTCAGTGATTTCAAGCTTGGTCATTATATGAAGATACCTCCACGTTCAATGTTTTTAGTTCAG TTCCTTGGAACCATAATTGCAGGAACCGTTAACCTGAGCGTTGCATGGTGGCTCTTGGGTTCTATTGACAACATATGTCACCAGGATAAATTTTCTAACAGCCCTTGGACTTGCCCCGGTGATCACGTCTTCTTTGATGCGTCAGTCATTTGGGGTCTCGTGAGTCCTAGGCGGATTTTTGGCCATCTTGGAAATTACTCAGCACTGAACTGGTTCTTTCTTGGCGGAATGCTTGGACCAGTTTTAGTGTGGTTACTACATAAGTCATTTCCGAAACAAACGTGGATACCCCTCATTAACCTCCCTGTGCTTCTTGGAGCAACAGCTTACATGCCACCAGCAACTGCACTTAACTACAATTCTTGGATTTTGGTCGGgacaattttcaactttttcgTTTTCAGGTACAGGAAGAAATGGTGGCAGAGGTACAACTATATCCTTTCAGCAGCTTTAGATGCTGGAGTTGCCTTTATGGCTGTGTTGCTCTACTTTACTGTGGGGATGGAGAATAGAAGCATAAATTGGTGGGGAAATAATGATCCTGAGCATTGTGATTTAGCAACTTGTCCTACAGCAAAGGGCATATCTATAGATGGTTGTCCAACTTTTTAG
- the LOC129903268 gene encoding peroxidase 9-like — translation MASSLGLVILFLSCAIFQAFSISSSNYGGLFPELYQFSCPQANEIIMSVLEEAIAKDPRMAASLLRLHFHDCFVQGCDASILLDNSSAFKSEKGAGPNKNSLRGYEVIDEIKAKLEQVCPHTVSCADILALAARDSVVLSGGPYWEVPLGRRDSKTANFKKANVNIPAPNSTIQNLISLFNRQGLNQEDLVALSGGHTIGMARCVSFKQRLYNQKGDNLPDATLEKTYYNGLKSICPTSGGDNNISPLDVASPVRFDNTYFKLLLWGKGLLNSDEVLLTGNVKKTKELVKTYAENEAIFYHQFSKSMVKMGNISPLTELKGEIRKNCRRVN, via the exons ATGGCTTCTTCTCTTGGactagtaattttatttttatcttgtgCAATATTCCAAGCCTTTTCAATCTCCAGTTCCAATTATGGTGGTCTTTTCCCAGAGTTGTACCAATTCTCATGTCCTCAAGCAAATGAAATTATAATGTCTGTTTTGGAAGAGGCCATTGCAAAAGATCCAAGAATGGCTGCTTCTTTGCTAAGACTTCACTTCCATGACTGTTTTGTCCAG GGGTGTGATGCATCCATATTATTAGATAATAGTAGTGCATTCAAAAGTGAAAAGGGTGCTGGACCAAACAAGAATTCTTTAAGGGGATATGAAGTGATTGATGAAATCAAAGCTAAATTAGAACAAGTTTGTCCTCACACTGTTTCTTGTGCTGACATTCTAGCCCTCGCTGCTCGTGACTCTGTTGTTCTA AGTGGTGGACCATATTGGGAAGTGCCACTAGGAAGAAGGGACTCAAAGACAGCAAATTTCAAGAAAGCAAATGTAAATATTCCAGCACCAAACTCAACAATCCAAAATCTCATAAGCCTCTTCAATAGACAAGGCCTTAACCAAGAAGACCTTGTTGCTCTTTCTG GAGGGCACACCATAGGGATGGCAAGATGTGTGTCATTTAAGCAAAGGCTATACAATCAAAAAGGTGACAATTTACCAGATGCAACTCTAGAGAAAACTTATTACAATGGCTTAAAATCAATTTGTCCAACAAGTGGTGGAGATAATAATATTTCTCCTCTAGATGTTGCATCACCAGTAAGATTTGACAACACATATTTCAAGTTATTGCTATGGGGCAAAGGTCTTTTGAACTCAGATGAAGTGCTTCTTACTGGAAATGTAAAAAAGACTAAGGAATTGGTGAAGACCTATGCTGAAAATGAGGCAATTTTTTACCATCAATTTTCTAAGTCTATGGTGAAAATGGGGAATATTAGTCCTCTAACTGAGTTGAAGGGTGAAATTAGGAAGAATTGTCGCAGAGTTAACTAA
- the LOC129904095 gene encoding protein TIC 20-I, chloroplastic-like, translated as MILNGCSLSSGVICKPYKACSSKSYRSASSCPPLLPSKVIVTCVRHSLAPHQYPTSCSKGFSFLDLSSASSLLLSGGYGGLSNAIPRLPRRSQYSFSPRASKDVPYSYRFPPMTKKPRWWWRTLACLPYLMPLHETWMYAETAYHLHPFLEDFEFLTYPFLGAIGRLPSWFLMAYFFVAYLGIVRRKEWPHFFRFHVVMGMLLEIALQVIGTISRWMPLAVYWGKVGMHFWAAVAFAYLFTVLESIRCALAGMYADIPFVCDAAYIQIPYD; from the exons ATGATCCTAAATGGATGCTCCTTGAGTTCTGGGGTTATTTGTAAACCTTACAAGGCATGTAGCTCCAAGTCCTATCGATCTGCATCTTCATGCCCCCCTCTGCTACCTTCCAAGGTTATTGTCACATGTGTTAGACATTCACTGGCACCTCATCAGTATCCAACATCCTGCTCCAAAG GATTCAGCTTCCTTGATCTTTCTTCTGCATCATCACTTCTTTTAAGCGGTGGATATGGTGGTCTTTCGAATGCTATACCCCGGTTACCAAGGCGAAGCCAATATTCCTTTTCCCCTAGAGCATCGAAGGATGTACCCTATAGTTACAGATTCCCTCCGATGACCAAAAAGCCAAGGTGGTGGTGGAGAACCTTAGCATGCCTCCCTTACTTGATGCCTCTTCATGAGACTTGGATGTATGCTGAGACTGCATATCATCTCCACCCCTTCTTGGAAGATTTTGAGTTCCTAACATACCCTTTCCTTGGAGCTATTGGGAGATTACCGAGCTGGTTTTTAATGGCATACTTCTTTGTTGCTTATCTTGGTATAGTGAGGAGAAAGGAATGGCCTCATTTCTTTAGGTTTCATGTGGTGATGGGGATGCTACTGGAGATTGCTCTACAGGTTATTGGGACTATAAGCCGTTGGATGCCACTTGCGGTATACTGGGGCAAGGTTGGCATGCACTTTTGGGCTGCCGTCGCATTTGCCTATCTGTTCACAGTTTTAGAGTCCATAAGATGCGCACTTGCTGGGATGTATGCTGACATACCATTTGTGTGTGATGCAGCTTATATTCAAATACCCTATGATTAA